A single genomic interval of Microbacterium sp. LWO14-1.2 harbors:
- a CDS encoding LacI family DNA-binding transcriptional regulator, translating into MVVTSRDVARLAGVSQPTVSRALRDDARVSEATKLRVREAAQLLGYVPSEAGRALSSGRTRRIGLLLTDLDNQFYSHIIAPVHRELEALGYQLMLHTESADNDTVVERLLANGLDGVILATTTVDSVAPLRLRDRGLPFVYFNRTGSFVDADAAVVNSVPGYREAVRAAVALGHRRIGAVLGPSNTSTGQGREASLRDALTAEGLQLDERDVRRTPYGATEGEAAAAELLAGSDRPTVLFCGNDVVAYGALNAAHRAGLRVPEDLSVIGFDDLPEAAWPIIDLATVGYDIVGMARAAADLVVRRIEDPSAEIRTSGFASTFIARRTLAPAPTR; encoded by the coding sequence ATGGTCGTCACGAGCCGGGATGTAGCCCGTCTGGCAGGGGTGTCGCAGCCGACGGTGTCGCGCGCGCTCCGTGACGACGCCCGAGTGTCCGAGGCGACCAAGCTCCGGGTGCGCGAGGCGGCCCAGCTGCTCGGCTATGTGCCGAGCGAGGCCGGCCGGGCTCTCTCGTCCGGCCGCACCAGGCGCATCGGCCTGCTGCTCACCGACCTCGACAACCAGTTCTACTCGCACATCATCGCGCCCGTGCATCGCGAGCTCGAGGCCCTCGGCTACCAGCTGATGCTGCACACCGAGTCGGCCGACAACGACACGGTCGTCGAGCGTCTGCTCGCGAACGGCCTCGACGGCGTCATCCTCGCCACCACGACCGTCGACTCCGTGGCTCCGCTGCGCCTGCGCGACCGGGGTCTGCCCTTCGTGTACTTCAACCGCACCGGGTCTTTCGTCGATGCGGACGCGGCGGTCGTGAACTCCGTGCCCGGCTATCGCGAGGCGGTCCGAGCGGCCGTCGCCCTCGGGCACCGGCGCATCGGCGCGGTGCTCGGGCCGAGCAACACGAGCACGGGGCAGGGGCGCGAGGCGTCGCTCCGCGATGCCCTGACCGCCGAGGGGCTGCAGCTCGACGAGCGCGACGTGCGTCGCACCCCCTACGGTGCGACCGAGGGAGAGGCCGCCGCGGCCGAGCTGCTCGCCGGGTCGGACCGCCCCACGGTGCTCTTCTGCGGCAACGACGTCGTCGCATACGGCGCGCTCAACGCCGCGCACCGTGCCGGCTTGCGCGTGCCGGAGGACCTCTCGGTCATCGGCTTCGACGACCTCCCCGAGGCGGCATGGCCCATCATCGACCTCGCCACGGTCGGCTATGACATCGTCGGCATGGCGCGCGCGGCGGCCGACCTCGTCGTGCGGCGCATCGAGGATCCGAGCGCCGAGATCCGGACGTCCGGGTTCGCGTCGACCTTCATCGCGCGTCGCACGCTGGCGCCCGCGCCGACGCGCTGA
- a CDS encoding LysR family transcriptional regulator: MTITQLTAFLAALEHGSFTAAAASLGMTQASVSELVARLERELDATLFVRGSRRLVPTAAAQELRPHAAQAVSAVQNGIDTIHSLASLDRGICTFGVLRNAAYYALADLAETFHHRHPNVRLRLVGINSAHVARSIARGELEAGLLVLPIDEDGLEVKPLFRDEVLYVSSTRPLDGGPVTISEVAEAKLVLYDAFAGWDDPTRRQLLERARLQGLTIEPSVEVEHVETALSLVAAGTADTIVSRSIAESEGFPPGIRTFPFAEPMHDTIALVQREGVLLSPATRKLAELAERMLRERLPEHAGRTPLQ, translated from the coding sequence GTGACCATCACGCAGCTCACCGCCTTCCTCGCGGCTCTCGAACACGGCTCGTTCACCGCAGCGGCGGCGAGTCTGGGCATGACGCAGGCCTCCGTGTCGGAGCTCGTCGCCCGCCTCGAGCGCGAGCTCGACGCGACGCTCTTCGTGCGCGGCAGCCGCCGTCTGGTGCCGACGGCCGCCGCGCAGGAGCTGCGCCCGCACGCCGCGCAGGCCGTCAGCGCCGTGCAGAACGGCATCGACACGATCCACTCTCTCGCTTCGCTCGACCGCGGCATCTGCACCTTCGGCGTGCTGCGCAACGCGGCGTACTACGCCCTCGCCGATCTCGCCGAGACGTTCCACCACCGGCATCCGAACGTGCGTCTGCGGCTGGTGGGCATCAACTCCGCGCACGTCGCGCGGTCGATCGCGCGCGGGGAGCTCGAGGCCGGCCTGCTCGTGCTGCCGATCGACGAGGACGGCCTCGAGGTCAAGCCGCTCTTCCGCGACGAGGTGCTCTACGTGTCCTCGACCAGGCCTCTCGACGGCGGACCGGTGACGATCTCCGAGGTCGCCGAGGCGAAGCTCGTGCTGTACGACGCCTTCGCCGGATGGGACGACCCGACACGCAGACAGCTGCTGGAGCGCGCCCGCCTGCAGGGCCTCACGATCGAGCCGTCGGTCGAGGTCGAGCACGTCGAGACCGCCCTGAGCCTCGTCGCCGCCGGCACGGCCGACACGATCGTGTCGCGGTCGATCGCCGAGTCCGAGGGCTTCCCTCCCGGCATCCGCACCTTCCCGTTCGCGGAGCCCATGCACGACACGATCGCGCTCGTGCAGCGCGAGGGGGTGCTGCTGTCGCCGGCGACGCGCAAGCTCGCGGAGCTCGCCGAGCGGATGCTGCGCGAACGCCTCCCCGAGCACGCGGGGCGCACGCCGCTGCAGTGA
- a CDS encoding alpha/beta fold hydrolase, which produces MSASVPPLTLLAGMNCTADLWADAGFDTEGGGVIRPTLDRPSLRAQVEALLADLPAQSVIVGHSLGGIVGMALALAAPHRVAGLCLVSTNAKAPTGAQRAGWTEWIRRLDDGDDARSLQQSILEPLLGERLAAERPDLVERALSMGDDTGDDLLRTQLELQLTRVDLLSRLSSLRMPTLVVSGLDDVICPPRFHTEIVAEIDGARLVSLDAGHLLPLERPREFGDLVRSWCAQRVRPAAVA; this is translated from the coding sequence GTGTCGGCATCCGTCCCGCCGCTGACGCTGCTCGCCGGCATGAACTGCACGGCCGACCTGTGGGCGGACGCCGGCTTCGACACGGAGGGTGGAGGGGTGATCCGGCCGACGCTGGATCGCCCCTCGCTCCGCGCGCAGGTCGAGGCGCTGCTGGCGGATCTGCCCGCGCAGTCGGTGATCGTCGGGCACTCGCTCGGCGGGATCGTGGGCATGGCGCTCGCCCTCGCCGCTCCGCACCGCGTGGCGGGGCTCTGCCTCGTGTCGACGAACGCGAAGGCGCCGACCGGGGCACAGCGCGCGGGCTGGACGGAGTGGATCCGCCGCCTCGACGACGGCGACGACGCCCGATCGCTGCAGCAGAGCATCCTCGAACCGCTCCTCGGCGAACGCCTGGCCGCGGAGCGCCCCGACCTCGTGGAACGCGCCCTGAGCATGGGCGACGACACCGGCGACGACCTGCTGCGCACGCAGCTCGAGCTGCAGCTGACCCGCGTCGACCTGCTGTCGCGGCTGTCATCGCTGCGAATGCCGACGCTCGTCGTGTCCGGACTCGACGACGTCATCTGCCCGCCTCGGTTCCACACCGAGATCGTGGCGGAGATCGACGGTGCGCGGTTGGTGTCACTCGACGCCGGTCACCTGCTGCCGCTCGAACGGCCGCGCGAGTTCGGCGATCTCGTGCGCTCATGGTGCGCGCAGCGGGTTCGGCCGGCAGCCGTGGCGTGA
- the hisD gene encoding histidinol dehydrogenase, which produces MPLHLKTAPTKTFADTAQQDVAERVRAIIGDIRENGDAAVRRYAEQFDNWSPESYRLSDDEIAQIMGTLDDQVIADIEFVQAQVRRFAQAQRDSLVDIEVETLPGVFLGQKHVPVQAAGAYIPGGKYPLTASAHMTIITAKVAGVPRVVACTPPIRGEIPAATVAAMKLAGADEIYILGGVQAVAAMAVGTDTIEPVNMIAGPGNAYVAEAKRQLFGEVGIDLFAGPTEILIVADEHADPFFTAVDLLSQAEHGPDSPAVLVTTSQQLAEEVIDWIDRILPGMPTRDYAGPAWRDWGQVIVADDLDEAYRIADDFAFEHVQIFTENPREALTRMHDYGALFLGENTCVSYGDKVIGTNHVLPTLGAARYTGGLWVGKYLRTVTYQEVQNTESSAELGAVCGRAARVELFEGHARSGDARAWRHAGTQFDWIDESHAAIGADAR; this is translated from the coding sequence ATGCCCCTGCATCTGAAGACCGCGCCGACGAAGACGTTCGCGGACACCGCTCAGCAGGACGTCGCGGAGCGGGTGAGGGCGATCATCGGCGACATCCGCGAGAACGGCGACGCGGCCGTCCGACGCTACGCCGAGCAGTTCGACAACTGGAGCCCGGAGTCGTACCGGCTCTCCGACGACGAGATCGCGCAGATCATGGGCACGCTCGACGACCAGGTCATCGCCGACATCGAGTTCGTGCAGGCGCAGGTCCGTCGCTTCGCCCAGGCCCAGCGCGACTCCCTCGTCGACATCGAGGTCGAGACGCTGCCCGGGGTCTTCCTCGGCCAGAAGCACGTGCCGGTGCAGGCGGCCGGCGCGTACATCCCCGGAGGCAAGTACCCCCTCACGGCCTCCGCGCACATGACCATCATCACGGCCAAGGTCGCCGGGGTACCCCGCGTCGTCGCGTGCACCCCGCCGATCCGCGGCGAGATCCCCGCCGCCACGGTCGCCGCCATGAAGCTCGCCGGCGCCGACGAGATCTACATCCTCGGCGGAGTGCAGGCCGTGGCAGCCATGGCCGTCGGCACCGACACGATCGAGCCGGTCAACATGATCGCCGGCCCCGGCAACGCCTACGTCGCCGAGGCCAAGCGCCAGCTGTTCGGCGAGGTCGGCATCGACCTGTTCGCCGGCCCGACCGAGATCCTCATCGTCGCCGACGAGCACGCCGACCCCTTCTTCACCGCGGTCGACCTGCTGTCGCAGGCCGAGCACGGCCCCGACTCCCCCGCCGTGCTGGTCACCACCTCGCAGCAGCTGGCCGAGGAGGTCATCGACTGGATCGACCGGATCCTTCCCGGCATGCCGACGCGCGACTACGCCGGACCCGCCTGGCGCGACTGGGGCCAGGTTATCGTCGCCGACGACCTCGACGAGGCGTACCGCATCGCCGACGACTTCGCGTTCGAGCACGTGCAGATCTTCACCGAGAACCCGCGCGAGGCGCTGACGAGGATGCACGACTACGGCGCCCTGTTCCTGGGTGAGAACACCTGCGTGTCGTACGGCGACAAGGTGATCGGCACGAACCACGTGCTGCCGACGCTTGGCGCCGCCCGCTACACCGGCGGCCTCTGGGTCGGCAAGTACCTGCGCACCGTCACGTATCAGGAGGTGCAGAACACCGAGTCGTCCGCCGAGCTCGGCGCCGTGTGCGGACGCGCAGCCCGCGTCGAGCTGTTCGAGGGTCACGCCCGTTCGGGCGACGCGCGCGCGTGGCGTCACGCGGGCACGCAGTTCGACTGGATCGACGAGAGCCACGCCGCGATCGGCGCGGACGCCCGATGA
- a CDS encoding aldolase/citrate lyase family protein, protein MTASLRQRASAGEKLIGALLRMPAEETVEMLAVAGFDFVLIDCEHGPADIVALRHHIALAAVHDVPVVVRVGEKDRGLVLRVLDQGAQGILAPHLDTAEDAADLVDASLYPPVGSRGFATYSRAGRFGEVAAAAHRDWWLENTLVLGMIESPRGVANVEAIASTPRLDGIMIGPADLAAASGADDLPVSEAVAVVNGALARSAALRMDIVGTKDAATAAFAHGADLVVYNLASSLMTHLRDLAAPTR, encoded by the coding sequence GTGACCGCCTCGCTGCGGCAGCGCGCGAGCGCCGGTGAGAAGCTCATCGGCGCTCTGCTGCGCATGCCGGCCGAGGAGACCGTCGAGATGCTGGCCGTCGCCGGCTTCGACTTCGTGCTGATCGACTGCGAACACGGACCGGCCGACATCGTCGCGCTGCGTCACCACATCGCGCTGGCGGCGGTGCACGACGTGCCCGTCGTCGTGCGGGTCGGCGAGAAGGACCGCGGCCTCGTGCTGCGGGTGCTCGATCAGGGCGCGCAGGGCATCCTCGCCCCGCACCTCGACACGGCCGAGGACGCAGCCGACCTCGTCGACGCCTCCCTCTATCCGCCCGTCGGCTCGCGCGGCTTCGCGACCTACAGCCGTGCCGGGCGCTTCGGCGAGGTCGCGGCGGCCGCGCACCGGGACTGGTGGCTCGAGAACACCCTGGTGCTCGGCATGATCGAATCGCCGCGCGGCGTCGCGAACGTCGAGGCCATCGCGTCGACGCCGCGCCTTGACGGCATCATGATCGGCCCGGCCGACCTCGCCGCGGCATCCGGAGCGGACGACCTGCCGGTGTCTGAGGCCGTCGCGGTCGTGAACGGGGCGCTCGCGCGCTCCGCTGCCCTGCGCATGGACATCGTGGGGACGAAGGATGCCGCGACTGCGGCGTTCGCGCACGGCGCCGACCTCGTCGTCTACAACCTCGCGTCGTCGCTCATGACGCACCTGCGCGATCTGGCCGCTCCGACGCGCTGA
- a CDS encoding carbohydrate ABC transporter permease, producing MSLTSAELSTRAIVTRGAPKRRRRGGPHRPPVITGLLLGILCVVVLSPFIWMTLSVTKPTDVAFSNPPVLWDYQPTLQAFVDLWETTYFADYLVNTLVVAVVSTVIALVIGIPAAYALSRFPSYVSALLLVLALIFRALPRFSVVLPMYDISRALGIYDTTFALAIALVAINQPFTIWLLRNFFAEIPRELDEAAMIDGCTRIGMLRRVMIPLMGPGILTAGIFVFLFAFQEYLTALVLTDTSSKTVPVFIATQLGQTLPMLQQAGAASMLLTIPVFVIAFIAQKYLVAGLSDGAVKG from the coding sequence ATGAGTCTCACCTCCGCAGAGCTCTCGACGAGAGCCATCGTCACCCGCGGCGCGCCGAAGCGGCGCCGCCGCGGCGGCCCCCACCGCCCGCCCGTCATCACGGGGCTGCTGCTCGGCATCCTCTGCGTGGTCGTGCTGAGCCCGTTCATCTGGATGACGCTGTCGGTGACCAAGCCCACCGACGTCGCGTTCTCGAACCCGCCGGTGCTCTGGGACTACCAGCCCACGCTGCAGGCGTTCGTCGACCTGTGGGAGACGACGTACTTCGCGGACTACCTCGTCAACACGCTCGTCGTCGCGGTGGTCTCGACCGTGATCGCGCTCGTGATCGGCATCCCCGCGGCGTACGCGCTGTCGCGCTTCCCGAGCTACGTGTCGGCGCTGCTGCTCGTGCTCGCGCTGATCTTCCGGGCGCTGCCGCGCTTCTCGGTCGTGCTGCCGATGTACGACATCAGCCGCGCGCTCGGCATCTACGACACGACGTTCGCGCTCGCGATCGCCCTCGTCGCGATCAACCAGCCGTTCACGATCTGGCTGCTGCGCAACTTCTTCGCCGAGATCCCGCGGGAGCTCGACGAAGCGGCGATGATCGACGGCTGCACCCGGATCGGGATGCTGCGGCGCGTCATGATCCCGTTGATGGGGCCGGGCATCCTCACCGCCGGCATCTTCGTGTTCCTGTTCGCGTTCCAGGAGTACCTCACGGCGCTCGTGCTCACCGACACGTCGTCGAAGACGGTTCCGGTGTTCATCGCGACGCAGCTCGGACAGACCCTGCCGATGCTGCAACAGGCGGGAGCCGCATCGATGCTGCTGACCATCCCGGTGTTCGTGATCGCGTTCATCGCGCAGAAGTACCTCGTCGCCGGTCTCAGCGACGGCGCCGTGAAGGGCTGA
- a CDS encoding sigma-70 family RNA polymerase sigma factor has protein sequence MDTGNSSTDADELLRSIHHRYAGMLRGFVIGLAYDAAAADDVVQETLLRAWQRPEILTRPEPVIRAWLCRVARNLVTDDLRSARHRREIPVDALPESIGDDETDRIFDRWMVSEALSTLPADHRAVIRGAYHGGRSVAQLAADFGIPVGTVKSRLHYGMRALRAALRERGMLS, from the coding sequence ATGGATACGGGGAATTCGTCGACAGACGCCGACGAACTCCTCCGAAGCATCCACCACCGTTATGCCGGCATGCTGCGTGGCTTCGTGATCGGGCTGGCCTACGACGCGGCGGCCGCCGACGATGTCGTCCAGGAGACGCTGCTCCGGGCGTGGCAGCGCCCCGAGATCCTCACCAGGCCCGAGCCGGTCATCCGCGCGTGGCTCTGCCGCGTCGCCCGCAACCTCGTCACCGACGACCTGCGCAGCGCGCGCCACCGCCGCGAGATCCCCGTCGACGCGCTGCCCGAGTCCATCGGCGACGACGAGACCGATCGCATCTTCGACCGCTGGATGGTCTCCGAGGCGCTGTCGACGCTCCCCGCCGACCACCGCGCCGTGATCCGCGGCGCGTACCACGGCGGACGCAGCGTCGCGCAGCTCGCCGCAGACTTCGGCATCCCCGTCGGCACCGTGAAGTCGCGCCTGCACTACGGGATGCGCGCCCTGCGCGCCGCGCTCCGAGAGAGAGGGATGCTGTCATGA
- a CDS encoding SDR family oxidoreductase — protein MTDLTGRTAVVTGGGSGLGAAIARALHTVGASVVVVGRDTAKLDAVVAELGPRSRAVACDVADPASVDALRSALEGTEVSILVNNAGIPGPVAALTDIEVDDWDEVFAVNVRGTFLLCKALLPGMVERGDGDVINVASVSGKRPLAHRTPYCASKMAVIGLTSTLAFEVGPAGVRVNSLSPGPVQGPRMARNFRLEAERSGTSVDDAEQAFVSRAALGRMVTEEEVGAAVVAMLAMPGMCGADVDLSAGMVA, from the coding sequence ATGACCGATCTCACCGGCCGCACGGCCGTGGTCACCGGCGGCGGCAGCGGACTCGGGGCGGCGATCGCCCGCGCCCTGCACACCGTCGGAGCCTCGGTCGTCGTGGTCGGCCGCGACACCGCCAAGCTGGACGCCGTGGTCGCCGAACTCGGTCCGAGGTCCCGCGCTGTCGCGTGCGACGTCGCGGACCCGGCCTCCGTCGACGCCCTGCGCAGCGCGCTGGAGGGCACCGAGGTGTCGATCCTCGTCAACAACGCCGGCATCCCCGGCCCGGTGGCGGCGCTCACCGACATCGAGGTCGACGACTGGGACGAGGTGTTCGCGGTCAACGTGCGCGGCACGTTCCTGCTGTGCAAGGCGCTGCTCCCGGGCATGGTCGAGCGCGGTGACGGCGACGTCATCAACGTGGCATCCGTGTCGGGCAAGCGCCCGCTCGCCCACCGCACTCCGTACTGCGCCTCGAAGATGGCCGTCATCGGGCTCACCTCGACCCTCGCGTTCGAGGTCGGGCCGGCCGGTGTGCGGGTGAACTCGCTGTCGCCTGGTCCCGTGCAGGGGCCGCGCATGGCGCGCAACTTCCGCCTCGAGGCCGAGCGGTCCGGCACGAGCGTCGACGACGCCGAGCAGGCATTCGTGTCGCGGGCCGCGCTGGGCCGCATGGTGACAGAGGAGGAGGTCGGCGCAGCCGTCGTCGCGATGCTCGCGATGCCCGGCATGTGCGGCGCCGACGTCGATCTCTCGGCGGGGATGGTCGCGTGA
- a CDS encoding ester cyclase encodes MSLDPVAYLPYKDPDDFIREVTDLIWVDRSISYIRENYEPDSIVHGALGTSTTRQEVIEGSLMRISATPDRTGQAEDVIWEARGDDAFLSSHLVLSGDLHSPYVSRTIANCLYRRGRMVEEWVVRDTLAGALRRGDDLDELARAQAFRGFSGSWTEPAPADPIAKGDSGVRPDEHRAEVETVIDMIQTVWNDRDLQKVEKYFDRDLTLNTVGDRTIIRPEGYRRALLRLLESFPGGQFEIRDIQTNYDVRYAGLRVAVVWKFVGDYNGVPNYGPLTGKPIDLIGISQFTFHNGAIVKEVRLWDDIALRAQIAGSRGDEPVPFANIY; translated from the coding sequence GTGTCTCTCGACCCGGTCGCCTACCTGCCGTACAAAGACCCCGACGACTTCATCCGCGAGGTCACCGACCTCATCTGGGTCGATCGGTCGATCAGCTACATCCGTGAGAACTACGAGCCCGACTCGATCGTGCACGGCGCCCTCGGCACCTCCACGACTCGTCAGGAGGTCATCGAGGGGTCGCTCATGCGCATCTCGGCGACGCCCGACCGCACAGGTCAGGCCGAGGACGTCATCTGGGAGGCCCGCGGCGACGACGCGTTCCTCAGCTCCCACCTCGTGCTGTCGGGAGACCTGCACTCGCCGTACGTGAGCCGCACGATCGCGAACTGCCTCTACCGCCGCGGCCGCATGGTCGAGGAGTGGGTCGTGCGCGACACGCTCGCCGGGGCGCTGCGCCGCGGCGACGACCTCGACGAGCTGGCGCGGGCGCAGGCGTTCCGCGGCTTCTCCGGCTCCTGGACCGAGCCCGCCCCCGCCGACCCCATCGCGAAGGGCGACTCGGGCGTCCGCCCCGACGAGCACCGCGCCGAGGTCGAGACGGTCATCGACATGATCCAGACCGTGTGGAACGACCGTGACCTGCAGAAGGTCGAGAAGTACTTCGACCGCGACCTCACGCTCAACACGGTCGGCGACCGCACGATCATCCGCCCGGAGGGCTACCGCCGCGCGCTGCTACGCCTGCTCGAGTCGTTCCCCGGCGGGCAGTTCGAGATCCGCGACATCCAGACCAACTACGACGTGCGCTACGCGGGCCTCCGCGTCGCCGTCGTCTGGAAGTTCGTGGGCGACTACAACGGCGTGCCGAACTACGGTCCGCTCACCGGCAAGCCGATCGACCTGATCGGCATCTCGCAGTTCACCTTCCACAACGGCGCCATCGTCAAGGAGGTGCGCCTGTGGGACGACATCGCACTCCGTGCGCAGATCGCAGGGTCGCGCGGCGACGAGCCGGTGCCCTTCGCCAACATCTACTGA
- a CDS encoding zf-HC2 domain-containing protein, producing the protein MIPDHHYAHWDAAYVLCALSDPEDREYEAHLATCSACWRVVAQLEPLPALLALLGDEPDAAPVEPAPLAALATAARRSRRRRSALLVAVAAATALLAGVAGSAVVTMLSTTSVEAAAVPVDLRPVGSSGVRADVSLTSEEWGTRLAWDCSYPADVAAGHRYELVAVDAHGVRRVVGTWIGDGRPTAGLTATTALSLDEIVRVELSSAISGRLLAAADL; encoded by the coding sequence ATGATCCCCGACCACCACTACGCCCACTGGGACGCCGCCTACGTGCTCTGCGCGCTCAGCGATCCAGAGGACCGCGAGTACGAGGCTCATCTCGCCACGTGCTCGGCGTGCTGGCGGGTCGTGGCCCAGCTCGAGCCGCTGCCCGCGCTCCTCGCGCTGCTCGGCGACGAGCCGGACGCCGCTCCGGTCGAACCGGCGCCGCTGGCCGCCCTCGCGACAGCCGCCCGTCGCAGCCGCCGTCGCCGCAGTGCGCTCCTCGTCGCCGTGGCGGCAGCGACGGCCCTGCTCGCCGGTGTCGCCGGGAGCGCCGTCGTCACGATGCTCTCGACGACTTCCGTGGAGGCCGCAGCGGTGCCGGTCGACCTCCGCCCGGTCGGCTCGAGCGGCGTGCGCGCCGATGTGTCGCTGACCTCCGAGGAGTGGGGGACGCGACTCGCCTGGGACTGCTCGTATCCCGCCGATGTCGCGGCCGGGCACCGCTACGAGCTCGTGGCAGTCGACGCCCACGGCGTCCGCCGCGTGGTCGGCACCTGGATCGGCGACGGACGACCGACCGCCGGCCTCACGGCGACCACCGCCCTGTCCCTCGACGAGATCGTGCGCGTCGAACTGTCCTCGGCGATCTCGGGCAGGCTGCTCGCCGCCGCCGACCTCTGA
- the hisD gene encoding histidinol dehydrogenase, producing the protein MRYSPAVLARHDGAFHHLKTPLIDAPAAQRDPAVIETVTTMLADIRDRGMDAVLDYARKLDNYQGAAIELTPEQIASSGERLDPALREAIELGAARTQAFAREQRSHLADFETELVPGLVTGAKYIPVSRVGAYLPAGRFPLTASAFMTVGVAKAAGVPTVIACTPPQPDGGANDAVVYAAHLSGVDRVFVIGGVQALAAMAYGLLGELPVDMLVGAGNAFVAEAKRQLFGTVAIDLLAGPSEVAVISDETADPELVAADLLGQAEHGPNSPAALITTSEEHGRAVIAEIDRQLETLATAEIAGAAWRDYGVVTVAKDRETAAALMDDLAPEHLEILTADDDWYHENLRNYGSIFLGPWSTVAYSDKGMAGTNHVLPTAGGAKHSAGLSVSRFLKPLTYQRISREATPALADAVQVISDSEGMAAHSATATLRTARLG; encoded by the coding sequence ATGCGTTACTCTCCTGCAGTCCTCGCGCGTCATGACGGCGCCTTCCACCACCTCAAGACCCCGCTGATCGACGCCCCGGCCGCGCAGCGCGACCCCGCCGTGATCGAGACCGTGACGACGATGCTCGCCGACATCCGGGACCGCGGCATGGACGCCGTGCTCGACTACGCGAGGAAGCTCGACAACTACCAGGGCGCTGCCATCGAGCTCACGCCCGAGCAGATCGCGAGCAGCGGCGAGCGACTCGATCCCGCCCTGCGTGAGGCGATCGAGCTCGGCGCCGCGCGCACCCAGGCCTTCGCCCGCGAGCAGCGCTCGCACCTCGCCGACTTCGAGACCGAGCTGGTGCCCGGCCTCGTGACCGGTGCCAAGTACATCCCCGTCTCCCGCGTCGGCGCCTATCTGCCGGCCGGACGCTTCCCGCTCACGGCGAGCGCGTTCATGACCGTGGGCGTCGCGAAGGCCGCGGGCGTGCCGACCGTGATCGCCTGCACGCCCCCGCAGCCCGACGGCGGAGCCAACGACGCCGTCGTGTACGCCGCGCACCTCTCCGGCGTCGACCGCGTCTTCGTGATCGGCGGAGTGCAGGCGCTCGCCGCCATGGCCTACGGCCTGCTGGGCGAGCTGCCCGTCGACATGCTGGTCGGCGCGGGCAACGCCTTCGTCGCCGAGGCGAAGCGTCAGCTCTTCGGCACGGTCGCGATCGATCTGCTCGCCGGCCCCAGCGAGGTCGCGGTCATCTCCGACGAGACGGCCGATCCCGAGCTCGTCGCCGCCGATCTGCTCGGTCAGGCCGAGCACGGCCCCAACTCGCCGGCTGCGCTCATCACCACGTCGGAGGAGCACGGTCGCGCCGTGATCGCCGAGATCGATCGACAGCTCGAGACCCTCGCGACCGCGGAGATCGCCGGCGCGGCCTGGCGCGACTACGGCGTGGTGACCGTCGCGAAGGACCGCGAGACCGCCGCGGCCCTCATGGACGACCTCGCCCCCGAGCACCTCGAGATCCTCACGGCCGACGATGACTGGTACCACGAGAACCTCCGCAACTACGGGTCGATCTTCCTCGGTCCGTGGAGCACGGTCGCCTACTCCGACAAGGGCATGGCGGGCACGAACCACGTGCTCCCGACGGCCGGCGGCGCCAAGCACAGCGCCGGGCTCTCGGTGTCGCGCTTCCTCAAGCCGCTCACGTACCAGCGCATCAGCCGTGAGGCGACGCCCGCGCTCGCAGACGCCGTGCAGGTGATCTCCGACTCGGAGGGCATGGCCGCGCACAGCGCGACCGCCACGCTGCGCACGGCTCGCCTCGGCTGA